The Maylandia zebra isolate NMK-2024a linkage group LG7, Mzebra_GT3a, whole genome shotgun sequence genome contains a region encoding:
- the chkb gene encoding choline/ethanolamine kinase encodes MRFIISSYGRLFRLSSFTGGLRVSASPSCRLRPTFHPAIPSLSARKFNMQPSRSVASSCGEAGLGKENSSGPENYSTSIATVTTEETDTPVVKKQVESTLVLNQRHLRTHSPLLGANCDDDSEAESFRDGRSEEVDRDTRDKAINWCRDFLSGSWKTIEDADFQISIVSGGLSNLLYLCSLPDHVQCVEDEPRQVLLRVYGAILQGVDSLVLESVMFAILAERALGPKLYGIFPQGRLEQYLPNTRMRTSQLSDPAISAEIATKLARFHNMVMPFNKKPKWLFGTIDKYMEQVMNISFVREAHVKKYNKLMKLDLPAELRSLRALLAATPSPVVFCHNDVQEGNILMLEDGKHSSAEKLMLIDFEYSSYNYRGFDFGNHFCEWMYDYTYNEWPFYKATPENYPTREQQLLFIRSYLAEQHKDTNVAVDQTQIEEDLIIEANRYALASHFLWGVWSIIQAKISKIEFGYMDYAQCRFDAYFKQKKLFS; translated from the exons ATGCGGTTCATAATATCCAGTTATGGTCGGCTCTTCCGGTTAAGCAGCTTTACAGGCGGACTGCGTGTGTCAGCGAGCCCCTCCTGTCGCCTCAGACCGACATTTCACCCTGCTATTCCTTCACTGTCCGCCCGGAAATTCAACATGCAGCCCAGCCGAAGTGTAGCAAGCAGTTGCGGCGAAGCGGGTTTAGGCAAAGAAAATAGTTCAGGGCCGGAGAATTACAGCACCAGCATTGCCACAGTCACTACAGAAGAAACAGATACTCCGGTTGTGAAGAAGCAAGTGGAGAGCACGCTTGTTCTAAACCAGAGACACCTAAGGACTCATAGTCCGCTATTAGGGGCCAACTGTGATGACGACTCGGAGGCAGAGTCCTTCCGGGATGGGAGAAGCGAAGAGGTCGACCGGGACACCAGGGATAAGGCCATAAATTGGTGCCGAGACTTTCTGTCGGGGTCGTGGAAGACCATTGAAGATGCTGATTTTCAAATCAGCATTGTCAG cGGTGGACTGAGTAATCTGCTGTACCTGTGTAGTTTGCCCGACCACGTGCAATGTGTGGAAGACGAACCTCGCCAGGTGCTCCTCAGGGTTTATGGTGCCATCTTACAG GGAGTGGACTCTTTGGTGCTAGAGAGTGTGATGTTTGCCATCCTGGCTGAACGAGCTTTAGGCCCAAAACTTTATGGCATCTTCCCCCAGGGACGCTTGGAACAGTACCTTCCG AATACTCGCATGCGCACCAGTCAGCTTTCGGACCCAGCCATCTCCGCTGAGATTGCCACGAAGCTGGCCCGTTTCCATAACATGGTTATGCCCTTTAACAAAAAGCCTAAGTGGCTGTTTGGGACCATCGATAA atACATGGAACAAGTGATGAATATTAGTTTTGTTCGTGAGGCACATGTGAAGAAGTACAACAAGCTGATGAAACTGGACCTTCCTGCTGAACTGAGAAGCCTCCG TGCTTTGCTCGCAGCAACTCCCTCACCAGTGGTGTTTTGCCACAATGACGTCCAAGAAG GCAACATCCTCATGCTGGAAGACGGAAAGCATTCCTCAGCGGAAAAACTCATGCTCATAGACTTTGAATACAGCAGTTACAACTACAG GGGTTTTGACTTTGGCAACCATTTCTGTGAGTGGATGTACGACTACACCTACAATGAGTGGCCTTTCTACAAAGCCACACCAGAGAACTATCCaaccagagagcagcag cttctttttaTTAGAAGTTATTTGGCagaacagcacaaagacactaaCGTTGCTGTGGACCAGACACAAATTGAAGAAGATTTAATAATTGAAGCAAACAG atATGCATTAGCATCACACTTCCTCTGGGGGGTCTGGTCCATCATACAAGCTAAGATATCCAAGATTGAGTTTGGATACATG GACTACGCCCAGTGTCGTTTTGATGCCTACTTCAAGCAAAAGAAGCTCTTCAGCTGA
- the LOC101481165 gene encoding kelch repeat and BTB domain-containing protein 11: MNNLRQYVMILFEWVSFWLKCILRRILDAFPIVNNWIASSAVTDRALCQTDSEEWKTNEALRTYLLGDGDETKVTVQTSPHAFLVNLQRLSECSEYFRALSQSSMRETSESLIHMDHVSSSIFRNLLEFSFNNNFKVPQNELGAHIKVSNYLLADAFLSKCLSVLTDELSPSNCLSYLSLAHEIFCVELKMTVLTYLSRNLLELPDIIRCLNEEEREEAVHLRTRGDRHLCTLRKENLSSWKDPETEHARHIFTLQGSEDSGDWCPLTELPFRADKWCITTVVLYNYLYVIGGYRERMKRGWEFSMASFRYNPFTHTWVTTSPLIKHRRHFSAVACEGCIYAVGGWYLDSLVTPDSSTALYTAVECYDPWKDKWRFVSSLPLTDFQFTMSLSHDVPLATTLGQCIYVLGSIQRTGEKLLLQYNTKKDVWAELLPTLTRASVDLPTLYFLGATDRLLVIGGNNSENVVTSFCAESQKWGPVYSAEKVAFAGQGTVAGDQILMMPSVEHNTVVSMDLQTLSLKAFPPLPIFTRYEATFYLHF; the protein is encoded by the exons ATGAATAATCTCAGGCAATACGTTATGATACTTTTTGAGTGGGTAAGCTTTTGGCTGAAATGCATTCTTAGAAGGATTTTGGATGCTTTTCCAATAGTCAACAACTGGATAGCGTCCTCAGCTGTCACAGACAGAGCATTATGCCAAACAGACTCAGAGGAATGGAAGACTAATGAAGCGCTCCGCACATATCTCCTTGGAGATGGTGATGAAACCAAGGTTACAGTCCAAACCAGCCCACATGCATTTCTT GTGAACCTACAAAGACTTTCAGAGTGCAGTGAGTACTTCCGAgctttgtcccagtccagcatGAGAGAGACCTCTGAGAGCCTCATCCACATGGATCACGTGTCCTCTTCCATCTTCCGCAATCTGCTTGAGTTTTCCTTCAATAATAATTTCAAAGTTCCCCAAAATGAGTTGGGAGCACATATAAAG GTAAGCAACTATCTTCTAGCAGATGCCTTCCTCTCAAAGTGCCTGTCAGTCCTGACAGATGAGCTCAGCCCATCTAACTGTTTGTCATACCTGAGTCTTGCTCATGAGATCTTTTGTGTGGAACTGAAGATGACAGTACTGACTTACTTGAGTAGAAACCTGCTGGAGCTCCCAGACATCATCAG GTGCCTGAATGAAGAGGAGAGGGAAGAAGCTGTCCACTTGAGGACTCGAGGAGACCGACACCTCTGCACCCTACGGAAAGAGAACCTGAGTTCTTGGAAGGATCCAGAAACAGAACATGCACGACACATATTCACCCTGCAAGGATCAGAGGACAGTGGAGATTGGTGTCCACTTACAGAGCTTCCCTTTCGGGCTGATAAGTGGTGTATTACAACAGTGGTGCTTTACAACTACTTGTATGTCATAGGTGGTTACAGGGAGCGTATGAAGAGAGGCTGGGAGTTTAGCATGGCTTCCTTTCGATACAATCCCTTTACTCATACGTGGGTCACCACATCTCCTCTGATAAAA CACAGAAGGCACTTCAGTGCAGTGGCCTGTGAAGGCTGTATTTACGCAGTGGGAGGCTGGTACTTGGACTCTCTAGTAACTCCAGACTCCAGCACAGCTCTCTACACAGCTGTAGAGTGCTATGACCCATGGAAAGATAAGTGGAG GTTTGTGTCCTCATTGCCACTCACTGACTTCCAGTTCACCATGTCTTTGTCCCATGATGTTCCTCTTGCTACGACCCTTGGACAGTGTATCTATGTGCTGGGGAGCATCCAGAGGACTGGAGAGAAGTTGTTACTGCAGTACAACACAAAGAAAG ATGTATGGGCTGAACTGCTTCCCACCCTTACCAGAGCCAGCGTAGATCTCCCTACACTTTACTTCCTGGGGGCCACGGACAGGCTGCTTGTGATTGGTGGCAACAACTCAGAGAATGTGGTAACCTCGTTCTGTGCGGAGTCACAGAAATGGGGGCCG gtTTACAGCGCTGAGAAAGTGGCATTTGCAGGTCAGGGGACAGTGGCTGGTGATCAGATCCTGATGATGCCAAGTGTTGAGCACAACACTGTTGTTAGCATGGACCTCCAAACACTCTCCCTCAAAGCTTTCCCTCCTCTACCCATCTTCACTCGCTATGAAGCTACCTTTTATCTTCATTTCTAA